GAATACTTTTATAAAAAAACATGAATTTAATTATATAAGAAAGCTTTTACTTGACTTAAAAAATGCTTTTATAGGATGCGTAGATAAGGATATTATTGAAGCTTCAAAGGCATATACACAAGATAAGATATTAAATGTATTCGAAAACTTATCCGAGGGAGAAAAAGAGTTACTTGATATTAGTAAACTAACTAAAATACATCACTTTGATAGCTATATAGAAGAACTTAATGAATATGTTTATGGATTACCTGATATCACAAATGCACAACTTAGTAGATTGTTTAAAAAAGAAAAGAAGTTTAAACTACCAACTCAAGATGAACAAGTCTCTAAGAAAGTATATTTAGGATGGATTGATAACTCAATTAGAAAGTTATTTGTAGCCTATAACATTAATGGTAATCTTATTGGTATGGCATGTAGGATTTCAAATCCTGATGCAAATAACTCTCATAGGTGTGTTCTCTGCAATCGTGTGGGTAAGGAAAATGAAGTAGCTTTCGTTTCACCTATTTGTAAAACAACTAGTACTGCAGAAGGTGCTTATAGATCAATCGGCTTTGATTTATGTTTAGATAGTAAAGAGTGTAATGAAAGAATTGTATCAACCGAAAAGCTTGAAGAAATCTTAAAGAATGTTAACAATATAAAATGATAGTTACTTACATTATTAAAACCAACTCTACATATGAAAATTTAAAGAAATTAATTTAATTGAGATTTCCTGGTCTAAAGCATACTTTATAAGCTTTAGACCTTATTCCTTTAATACGGATTTTTTAAAAAATATAGTCCTATATTAAGATTAAATTACTTGTTATTAATATAAACCATGATAGCCTATAGAAAAAGCACCAATCAAAGATTAGTGCCTCATTCCAAAATAAAATATTAACTTTAGTTAGCTTGTCCTAGTGAATTCTTTAAATCTTCTTCCGGTGTACCTATTGGTGTTATATTAAACGTATCAACTAGATATTGTAATACATTCGGAGATAAAAATGCTGGCAGACTTGGTCCTAAATACATTCCTTTTATTCCAAGTGACAACAATGCTAATAAGTCAGCAACAGCTTTTTGTTCATACCAAGAAAGCACAATTGTTAATGGTAATGAATTCACATCTGTTTCAAACGCATCGGCTAGTGCTGTAGCTATTCTAACTGCAGAATAAGCATCATTACATTGTCCTACATCTAATAATCTAGGTAATCCAGCTACTGTTCCAAAATCCAATTTATTGAATCTGTACTTACCACATGCTAAGGTAAGAATTACACAATCCTCTGGAACCATTTTAGCAAAATCTGTATAATAATTTCTACCTGGTTTTGCTCCATCACAACCACCTATCAAGAAGAAGTGTCTTATTTTTCCTTCCTTAACTGCATTAATTATAGTTTCTGCATGGGATAATGTTGCGTTATGTCCAAATCCCACTAATATTTCTTTCTCTTCTTCCGCTTCTTTAAATCCCCCTAGTTCTAATGACTTATTTATTATCTCACTAAAATCTTTAGTTCCATCTTCAGAAATTCCAATATATTTTACGCCGTCCCAACCTACAACGCTTGTTGTAAATATCCTGTCTTTATATGTTTCTTTTGGTCTCATTAAACAATTAGTAGTCATCAAAATACAGCCTGGTATTCCATCAAATTCCTTTTGTTGATTTTGCCAAGCAGAACCAAAGTTGCCTACTAAATGTTCATATTTTTTTAATTCTGGATATCCATGAGCTGGTAGCATTTCTCCATGAGTATAAATGTTAATTCCTTTACCTTCTGTTTGCTCTAATAACATTTGTAAATCTCTTAAGTCATGACCAGATACTATAATAAATGGACCTTTTTTAATGTTAACATTTACTTCGTGTGGTGATGGATCTTTGTATTTAGTAGTATTAGCTTTATCTAAGGTTTGCATCACTTGCACACTCATATCTCCAACTCTCATAGTCATACTTATCATATCCTCAAGAGTTAAATTATCATTTGTGGTAGCTTCAAGACCTAAGAAATAAATATTATCTACTTGTTCATTATTATATCCGATAAATCTTGCTTGATGTCCATAAGCACTTACCCCTTTTAATCCATATAATATAGTAGATCTAAGGGAGCGAATATCTTCATTAAGATTCTGATTATACATAATACCTGCTTTTACTGAATCCTTTAGCATTTCTTCTTTGGTATCACTTAGATTATATGTAGCTGCATCTGGATACTTTCCTTCTGGCGCTTGCTCTCTTAGCTCTTCTTTTATTTTTTGCGATTCCTTTAGCAGCCTTACATGAACTTCAGGATCAAAATTTACATTTGTTAATGTTGTAAATAACCCATTCTCTACAAACTTAACTATTTCTTTATCAATAACTTTTCCTTCTTCAATTAAAGGCTTTGCATAACAAGAAATGCCCTTTAATTGATATATCAATAAGTCCTGTAAGTTTGCAATCTCTGGTGTTTTTCCACAAACACCTCCCTTAGTACAGCCCTTTCCCCCAGCAGTTTGTTCACACTGATAACAAAACATTGCATTTTCCATATACATTCCTCCTCATAATAAATTTAAAATTAAAGTAGTGTTACCTACATTAATACCCCCTACTTGACTCTAATTATAACTTTTTATTATGTATCTATGTTTTCTGAAAAATTCAGTCGTAGCTATTCTAATATCTTAAATAAAATATACTCTTTTTTATTTCTTTAATAAGTCCCTAATTTCCCTAAGTAATAATACTTCATCGGATGGCTTTGGTTCTGTTTCAACAACTTCAACTTTCTTCTCTCTTTTTAATTTATTTATTAATTTTATAAACAAGAAAATTGAAAATGAAATAATTAAGAAATCAATAACATTTTGAATAAAATTTCCATAATTAAGAGCTACTTCAGGTATATCGCCATGAGCTTCTTTAAAGACAATTTTTAAATATGTAAAGTTAACTCCGCCTGTTAATGCACCAACTAATGGCATAATTATATCGTTTACCATAGAAGTAACTATCTTACCAAAAGCACCACCAATAACAACACCAACAGCCAAATCTACTACATTGCCTTTCACTGCAAATTCTTTAAATTCCTTTAGCATATTAAAACCCCCTCTAAAAAAATTTATTATTTAATAGCTTGTACAATAAGTTACTACTTACTTAAGCTAAAAGCATCATATTTCTTTAATTATAGCATATTTTGTAAAAATATAGCTATTTATGTTTTCAACTTTTCCTATTTATTGTTAAAAATATGTGACTAACTTTTTGTGGGAATATCATTATCTTGAGCCTTACATAGTATTTTTCACTTTGAAGTTATAAGTAAATCAAGGACATAACTCATCATGGTATGTCCTTGATTTATATTAATAATATTGATTAATCTGTTATATTCTTAATCTAAGTTTAATATGGTTTCAGTTTTCTTTAATTTTGTCAATTCAATACTTGTCCTCCATAAATCTTTCCTATTTTCTTTGTTATAAGAAAGCTCCGAAGATTTTATTACCCTTGTACCATCAAAATACTTACCAGTAGTTTCTTTAAGTTCAGTATTAATTATAAGTGATGCTAAATCTTTACCTGATATATCAGCACTTTTAATATTTGAATGGAATAAAGCAAGCGCAGGAAGAATATGTTTACTTAAAAATCTCATGAAAGGAGGGAATGTACGTGAAAACCCTGTGCCTGGCATCTGCCCAGGATTAAAAGCATTTACTGTAATATTTTTATTAGTTTGTTCTTTAATTCTTTCAGCTAACTCGTAAGTACAGTATATATTACACAATTTTGAATTAGAGTATCGACGTTGGCCAACAGTAAGCATATTTTCATCTTGACTCATTTCCTTAGGATAGGCTAATAATCTAGCATTTTCATATACAGGTGTAGCTACTATTGTCTTTTGTGCTGGGTCATGAGTTCCACTGCTAACGAAAACTATTCTACCATCGTCGGAAATCTTTTCTAGCAGCATATTAGCTAGTAGAAAATGTCCAAGATGATTAGTACCAAAGGTACTTTCAAACCCATCTTTAGTATAATACGTTTTATCAACCATAATTAATCCTGCATTGCAGACTAAAGCATATAGTGGCGGATATTCTGAATTTGAAAAATTACTTACAAAATTTCTTACAGCCTCTAAGGATGAAAGGTCAAGTTCCAAAGAAGTTATGTTGTTATTGCTTGTTTCTTTAATTAGTGCACTTACTGCTTCCCTTGCCTTATCTGCATTACGGCAAGCAAGTATAACATGATAGTTTTTATTAGCCTTAGCAATGTTTCTAGCACATGCAAAACCTAATCCTGAGTTTCCACCAGTTATAATAATAGTTTTTTTATTTGAATTCATTTCAGCTAACATAATTACACTCCTTTTCTAAAAATAAAGCCTAATGTATTTCTCATTGACACTGTCAACTTAAATTTATTATAGTCCGCCACGTTGACAGTGTCAATACAGTGTTTTAAAATTAATTATAAATATATTTGTAGAAGAGGAGTACTATGAAGAGCAGTAATGATACAAAACAAAAGCTGATTGATGTTACAAGACAAATGATTGATACAAATGGTGTTGATTCAGTTAGTATGCGTGACCTTGGAAAGGAAACGAATTTGTCTAGAAGTGCAGTTTATGTATATTTCAAAAATAAAGACGATTTACTTGCAGCTATTGTGACTGAAGATTTTGAAACACTAAAAAGTCGCATTTGTAAATTGATTGGAGAAATAAAGGATCCTAGAAAACTTGTTTATGAAGTTTTATATACTTTTTATGATTTTGGAATAAATAATAAGGAGCATTATAAATTGATGTTCCTCAAACAATGGGATAAAGAACAATATGATAACCTACACATTGCAGCCATTGAAGTATTTGGAATGTTCTATCAGTGTTTAGAAAAACCTCATGAGCAAAGATACACTGTTAGTAAATCACCGAAACAATTAACAGCAATGGTTTCTTCATTTATACTGGGTCTTGTTGAACTTAATTCTACTGGACACCTAGAACCTGAAAAAGGATTAGATGATCCAACTAGTTTAATTGATTCATTTGTAGACTTGATTTTTGTTTAAGTTGCTAATCACTATACAAAAAACACTGATTCTTTTGTATTTTACATATAGAATCAGTGTTTCTTCATTTTTAATCATTATTTTCTTAAAATCTTATCCATCGCTTTTCCCTTTGCTAACTCATCAATTAGCTTATCTAAATAGCGAATTTCCTGCATGGTTGGTTCTTCAATATCCTCCACTCGGACACCGCAAACAACCCCTTTAATCAAAGTTCGTAAGGGATTAGGCTTTGGTGCCTCCACAAAGAAAGTTTCAAAATCTGTCTGTTTTTCTAGTTGTGCTTCTAATTCTTCCTGGCTATATCCTGTCAACCAGCGAATGATTTCATCAACTTCTGTTTTCGTACGTCCTTTTTTCTCAGCCTTTTTAACATAAAGGGGATAGACACTTGCTACACTCATTGTATAGATACGATGTTTATTCATGATATATTCTCCCTTGCATAATACTTTTTATTTAAAATTAACTGTTACATATCCGCAATTCATTATGTCATCTTTAAAATATAAATAAGTAAATTCTCCATATTTTCCTGCACTTTTATACGCTCTTACTATTGCATTTTCAATATTTTGTTGATTATTATCAAAACTTAAAATTTTAAAAGACGCAGATGCTTTACCACTAGAAAGTCCTTTTTTCACAGATTCATAAAACTCATCATAGTTCTTTGTTATTATTATTACATTTCCTTTTGAGTCTTTTTCAACTAAATGTAGGTTATTGACACTATACTCTGTACTATTACATTTTGGGAAATCAACTTTATTCCACCTATGATTTTTTTCTATTTGTTCATCTGTAACGTTAAAATAAGAATATCTAATAATATTAGAACCATCATCAGTAATTGGATCATCCCAGGTGGTATCCAAATTATAGTATTGTCCTCCTATCTTGACGACATTCCATGCATGGCTAATCCAATTCTTTCCGTCATAAGCATCTCCAAGTGCTAACTTTGTCTCAATTCCGCTAGCCTTTAAAAGCCTGTCCATAGCTACGGCATAACTTTGACATACTCCTACTCCATTTATTAATACTCCATAAGAAGAATAGGATTCTTTCGGCATGTTTCCTGAATCAATCCTTTCATCATACTTGGAGTTATTCACAATATAATCATGGAGAGCTACTTCCTTTTCATAATCTTTCATATCAGGCTTTATTACTTTACTTATAATATCTTTAACTTTATTTTGTACTGCCTTTTCTTTATTTTGTAGGGTTTCCTTACTTTCACCATAACTAAACTTAAAGGTCATTTTAGTTATAAAGGGAATACTTTGTATTTTCAAAGTATATGCCATTTCATTATCTAGTAATTGTGGATTATCAACTAACACCTTTTTAACAACATCTGAGCTATATATATTTTTATCATAATTTTGTACATCAATAACTAGAGTATCATTATAATTATAGATAGCTTCCTTAACAGCATTATAATAAGTCTTATAATCTTTAATAATGTTATTATTATTTTTAATGCCGTATATCCCTGCTAATATAATAGAAATACATATAAGTATTACTAGCCTCACTGCAAAAAGTTTTTTCTTAATCATAATAACTCCTAATTAAAAATTCTCTGTTTTTGAGATTAATTATACTCTGCTGTAATTAACTAAGTCAAAATAATTACTTCTTAATACTGGAAATATAGGTGTAAAACTTGTTGTAATGACTTCTACTTTTGGTGCTGTTGGGGTTAGTGGTAAGTACCCTAATATTGCTACACCAGAAGGTAATTGGACAAACCCTAATTGGGTTACTTATTTAGTTTCCTTATTTAATAAACATTTTCATAAGTTTATTATAAAGGGGATTAACCATATAACCTGTAGGACTATGGGAATACCTTTTTCCTGTGTTCAGTTGACTTATTCTTTCCATTTCTTCACTGGACAATTCAAAGTCAAATAGCTGAATATTTTCTTTAATTCTCTTTGGATTTGATGACTTTGGAATAATAATAATTCCCCTTTGTATATGCCAGCGTAGAATAACTTGAGCCACAGTTCTTTTATGATTCCTTGCAATCTCATTCAATACTGTGTTTTTCAATAAATCTCTATTGCCTTGTCCTAAAGATGCCCAAGCTTCATGTAATATTTTATGATTAGTTAAATAATTATGTAATTCATCTTGTTGGAACTCTGGATGAGTCTCAATCTGATTAATCATTGGTTTAACCTTGGAATGTTTCATTAATTCTTCAAGGTGCTGAATTTCAAAGTTTGCAACTCCAATAACCTTGATTTTTCCTTCTAGATATAACTCCTCCATTGCTCTCCATGCTTCTATATAACCAGGAGCTGCAAAATGAATTAAATACATATCAATATATTCTATATTTAGATTTTTACAAGTTTTTTCGAATGCCTTTTTAGTAGCTTTATAACCAAGTTCCGTATTCCAAACCTTAGAAGCAATAAAAAACTCCTCTCTAGGTATCTTACTTTTTTGAATTTCTATTCCTAAATCTTTTTCATTTCCATAGATTTTTGCTGTATCAAAATGCCGATAACCAATTCTAATAGCTTCTCCAACCGCAGTTTCAAAATCTTCTCTTTTAGTTAATTTATATACCCCAAAACCTACTTGAGGAATCTTCACACCATTAACTGCTTCTATTTCCTTATTAGCTAAATTCATTTATTTACTCCTTTCAAAACAAATTAATATAAACATACCTAGTGAAGATTATCATTTATATTTCTGTTTCATCTAAATTTTCTTTCCAGCAATCATACATAAATTCTTCAAGATGGGAAAACAACAATTTCATCAAAGCCAATCCACTTTTTTCCGGATTATTTATATGATAAAAATTCATCGTACCTTGTTTTACCATGTTCACAATTTTTGCTTCTTTCAATATCTTCAAATGATGTGAAACAGCCGGGCGTGATAAATTTGTTCTTTTAGTTATTTCTCCGACTCTCATTCCTGGATATGTTCCTTTAGCCAAACTCAAAATGATTAATTGTCTTGTCTCATCCCCAATAGCAGTTAATACAGGTCTACATTCTTTAAATTCATTTTCTAGCTGCTTTAAGTTTTCTAATTCATTCATTGATACGACTCCTTTATGAAAGATATCAAATAATATATGGTTTAATGTTTTAATCCATGATAGCAATTTATAATTACCTTATCAACATTGGGAAAGTAAATCGAGACGAATATCTTATTATATAGATTAATTTGCTTTTGAAATACATTTTTTAATTGTATATTTCAAAATAATTTTTTATTTAATATAATAAGCATAAGAGATACACTAAGTTAGGAGCAATTAAGACATGAAATATAAGGTAGAGTTATTAAAAGAAGAAAATTATAAACCAACCTTTTGGTCTGGAGGAATGGCTACAGAATTGACAACATATCCATTAAATTCTGATTATGCCAGTAAAAATTTTTTATGGAGGCTGGGAGTTGCCAAAATTGATATACCAGAATCTACTTTTAGTAGTTTACCAAAAGTGTCACGTAAATTCATGGTTATAGAAGGAAGGATAACCCTCGACCACGAAAATAGGTATAAGAAATTACTTAAACCCTTTGATCAAGACGACTTTATGGGTGATTGGGTAACTAAAACTTATGGTAAAGCTTCTGTTTTTAATTTAATGACAAGAGAAAATTATAGTGGTGAATTACTTCATCTGAATATTAATCCTAGCAAACAGCTTAAATTCGATTATAAACCCTTATTAAATAAAGATTTAGTTTCAATTTGTTTTTACACTGTGCGTGGAGGTTTTAATACTACTATTAATGATAAAGGATTTGAAACTTCTAAAAATGATTTAATTATAATTAATTGTGTACATTCAGAC
This sequence is a window from Clostridium sp. 'White wine YQ'. Protein-coding genes within it:
- a CDS encoding FBP domain-containing protein — encoded protein: MNTFIKKHEFNYIRKLLLDLKNAFIGCVDKDIIEASKAYTQDKILNVFENLSEGEKELLDISKLTKIHHFDSYIEELNEYVYGLPDITNAQLSRLFKKEKKFKLPTQDEQVSKKVYLGWIDNSIRKLFVAYNINGNLIGMACRISNPDANNSHRCVLCNRVGKENEVAFVSPICKTTSTAEGAYRSIGFDLCLDSKECNERIVSTEKLEEILKNVNNIK
- the mscL gene encoding large-conductance mechanosensitive channel protein MscL; this encodes MLKEFKEFAVKGNVVDLAVGVVIGGAFGKIVTSMVNDIIMPLVGALTGGVNFTYLKIVFKEAHGDIPEVALNYGNFIQNVIDFLIISFSIFLFIKLINKLKREKKVEVVETEPKPSDEVLLLREIRDLLKK
- a CDS encoding aldo/keto reductase, giving the protein MNLANKEIEAVNGVKIPQVGFGVYKLTKREDFETAVGEAIRIGYRHFDTAKIYGNEKDLGIEIQKSKIPREEFFIASKVWNTELGYKATKKAFEKTCKNLNIEYIDMYLIHFAAPGYIEAWRAMEELYLEGKIKVIGVANFEIQHLEELMKHSKVKPMINQIETHPEFQQDELHNYLTNHKILHEAWASLGQGNRDLLKNTVLNEIARNHKRTVAQVILRWHIQRGIIIIPKSSNPKRIKENIQLFDFELSSEEMERISQLNTGKRYSHSPTGYMVNPLYNKLMKMFIK
- the hcp gene encoding hydroxylamine reductase, whose amino-acid sequence is MENAMFCYQCEQTAGGKGCTKGGVCGKTPEIANLQDLLIYQLKGISCYAKPLIEEGKVIDKEIVKFVENGLFTTLTNVNFDPEVHVRLLKESQKIKEELREQAPEGKYPDAATYNLSDTKEEMLKDSVKAGIMYNQNLNEDIRSLRSTILYGLKGVSAYGHQARFIGYNNEQVDNIYFLGLEATTNDNLTLEDMISMTMRVGDMSVQVMQTLDKANTTKYKDPSPHEVNVNIKKGPFIIVSGHDLRDLQMLLEQTEGKGINIYTHGEMLPAHGYPELKKYEHLVGNFGSAWQNQQKEFDGIPGCILMTTNCLMRPKETYKDRIFTTSVVGWDGVKYIGISEDGTKDFSEIINKSLELGGFKEAEEEKEILVGFGHNATLSHAETIINAVKEGKIRHFFLIGGCDGAKPGRNYYTDFAKMVPEDCVILTLACGKYRFNKLDFGTVAGLPRLLDVGQCNDAYSAVRIATALADAFETDVNSLPLTIVLSWYEQKAVADLLALLSLGIKGMYLGPSLPAFLSPNVLQYLVDTFNITPIGTPEEDLKNSLGQAN
- a CDS encoding TetR/AcrR family transcriptional regulator, whose amino-acid sequence is MKSSNDTKQKLIDVTRQMIDTNGVDSVSMRDLGKETNLSRSAVYVYFKNKDDLLAAIVTEDFETLKSRICKLIGEIKDPRKLVYEVLYTFYDFGINNKEHYKLMFLKQWDKEQYDNLHIAAIEVFGMFYQCLEKPHEQRYTVSKSPKQLTAMVSSFILGLVELNSTGHLEPEKGLDDPTSLIDSFVDLIFV
- a CDS encoding transglutaminase domain-containing protein, yielding MIKKKLFAVRLVILICISIILAGIYGIKNNNNIIKDYKTYYNAVKEAIYNYNDTLVIDVQNYDKNIYSSDVVKKVLVDNPQLLDNEMAYTLKIQSIPFITKMTFKFSYGESKETLQNKEKAVQNKVKDIISKVIKPDMKDYEKEVALHDYIVNNSKYDERIDSGNMPKESYSSYGVLINGVGVCQSYAVAMDRLLKASGIETKLALGDAYDGKNWISHAWNVVKIGGQYYNLDTTWDDPITDDGSNIIRYSYFNVTDEQIEKNHRWNKVDFPKCNSTEYSVNNLHLVEKDSKGNVIIITKNYDEFYESVKKGLSSGKASASFKILSFDNNQQNIENAIVRAYKSAGKYGEFTYLYFKDDIMNCGYVTVNFK
- a CDS encoding DUF2200 domain-containing protein, with amino-acid sequence MNKHRIYTMSVASVYPLYVKKAEKKGRTKTEVDEIIRWLTGYSQEELEAQLEKQTDFETFFVEAPKPNPLRTLIKGVVCGVRVEDIEEPTMQEIRYLDKLIDELAKGKAMDKILRK
- a CDS encoding HutD family protein, producing MKYKVELLKEENYKPTFWSGGMATELTTYPLNSDYASKNFLWRLGVAKIDIPESTFSSLPKVSRKFMVIEGRITLDHENRYKKLLKPFDQDDFMGDWVTKTYGKASVFNLMTRENYSGELLHLNINPSKQLKFDYKPLLNKDLVSICFYTVRGGFNTTINDKGFETSKNDLIIINCVHSDSAHEFMLYNNTSEITDIIVSIICRN
- a CDS encoding SDR family NAD(P)-dependent oxidoreductase; this encodes MLAEMNSNKKTIIITGGNSGLGFACARNIAKANKNYHVILACRNADKAREAVSALIKETSNNNITSLELDLSSLEAVRNFVSNFSNSEYPPLYALVCNAGLIMVDKTYYTKDGFESTFGTNHLGHFLLANMLLEKISDDGRIVFVSSGTHDPAQKTIVATPVYENARLLAYPKEMSQDENMLTVGQRRYSNSKLCNIYCTYELAERIKEQTNKNITVNAFNPGQMPGTGFSRTFPPFMRFLSKHILPALALFHSNIKSADISGKDLASLIINTELKETTGKYFDGTRVIKSSELSYNKENRKDLWRTSIELTKLKKTETILNLD
- a CDS encoding ArsR/SmtB family transcription factor, giving the protein MNELENLKQLENEFKECRPVLTAIGDETRQLIILSLAKGTYPGMRVGEITKRTNLSRPAVSHHLKILKEAKIVNMVKQGTMNFYHINNPEKSGLALMKLLFSHLEEFMYDCWKENLDETEI